In Humulus lupulus chromosome 7, drHumLupu1.1, whole genome shotgun sequence, the following are encoded in one genomic region:
- the LOC133792367 gene encoding geranylgeranyl transferase type-2 subunit beta 1-like yields MGELAAKKHANYIVSVEKKKGSFESVVIEHLRMNGAYWGLTTLDLLGKLHVMDVDQIISWLISCQHESGGFGGNIGHDPHVMYTLSAVQVLALFDKLDVLDIEKVSNYVAGLQNEDGSFSGDEWGEVDTRFSYIAICCLALVHQLNKINVEKAVKYIVSCKNLDGGFGCTPGGESHAGQIFCCVGALAITGSLHHIDKDLLRWWLCERQVKSGGLNGCPETLPNVCYSWWVLSSLIMIDIVHWINKEKLVKFILDFQVIL; encoded by the exons ATGGGAGAGTTAGCGGCGAAGAAGCATGCCAATTACATTGTATCAGTGGAAAAG AAAAAAGGGTCATTTGAATCTGTGGTGATTGAGCATTTGAGAATGAATGGAGCATATTGGGGGCTCACCACTCTTGACTTATTGGGAAAGCTTCATGTTATGGATGTTGATCAAATTATTTCATGGCTCATAAGTTGTCAACATGAGTCAG GTGGTTTTGGTGGTAACATTGGGCATGATCCACATGTAATGTATACCCTAAGTGCTGTGCAAGTTTTAGCCCTCTTTGACAAGCTTGATGTTCTAGACATTGAGAAGGTGTCAAATT ATGTTGCTGGGCTGCAAAATGAAGATGGATCATTTTCCGGGGATGAATGGGGTGAAGTTGATACAAG attctcctatattgcaatatGCTGCCTTGCATTGGTGCATCAGTTGAATAAAATTAATGTTGAGAAGGCTGTGAAGTATATAGTTAGTTGCAAAAACCTGGATGGTGGATTTGGATGTACACCGGGTGGAGAGTCTCATGCTGGGCAAA TTTTCTGTTGTGTGGGAGCTCTTGCTATTACAGGGTCTCTGCATCATATCGACAAAGACCTTCTCAGGTGGTGGTTGTGTGAGCGGCAAGTCAAATCTGGAGGTCTTAATGGGTGCCCAGAGACACTTCCAAAT GTCTGCTATTCATGGTGGGTCCTTTCTAGCCTGATCATGATTGACATAGTACATTGGATTAACAAGGAAAAACTTGTGAAGTTCATCTTAGACTTCCAGGTAATCTTATAA